Genomic window (Alligator mississippiensis isolate rAllMis1 chromosome 7, rAllMis1, whole genome shotgun sequence):
AACAGCTGCAGCAAGTGACCTTTTCTCCTTTGAGGAAAGGGTCCTTTCCTTTTCCATGTCACATATAACTAAGAAAATTAAGAACGGGAATACCACAGGCCCAGCAACAACATATATTGCAAGCCATGCAGGTCGAGCCTGCTGTCCCAACttagaaacaagaaaaaacacaGAGCAACGTCTCTGCGGGCCATCTGCATCAGCCTGGCTTTATTCAGACATGCATTTAGAGACCTGCCAATGGTGGGATCGACACAGCACTTTTATGCATTGTGGCTGGGAGCAACAAAGCAGCCGTGAGGGCAGGGTGAAGCAAAGCAACCTGGGGGGAGGCTTCCTCTGCTGGGATGCCTGCACTGCCTGCCGGTACTGTCTCCCTCTCTGGCTGCTTTcaaaggagggcagggggtgatgAACGTTTTGAAGTCTTGGTCCAAAACTGCGCTGATCTCACTTGCACTTGGCTTTGCGGCTCTCGGTTTTCTTTAACAGCAGCGCTGCTTGGACAGCAAGCGGGACCCTGCCCTGAGCAATGATGTCTCCCCAGCAGTGACTCTAGGTTGCGGCCGGCCGGCTGGCTGGGGGTGGCGGGGACGATGCACGTTTCTTGTTGCCGCAGGCAGCGCTCCTCGCCGATGCCAGCCGTCAGGCCTCCACTGCTGAGGCCAAACGGCCCGGTGCCCAGCTCCACTCTCCAGAAATGCCCTGGCGAGGTCCACGGGTTGCGCAGGGCCTACGTGGGCCTGGGTTTGGACCTCGCCTCCCGGGCAGCCACAACGACGTGGACAGCAGCCGGGTGCTGCGGGCGCCCCACGCCCGAGGGGATGGGGGGTGACAGCCCGCAGGGAAGCCCCTTTCACCGTGCTTCCCCCGCCCCACCACCGCCTGGGGAAGCCACGCCCACACGTCGCCGAGAAATACGGTAAGGCTGCGGGAGGCGAGAAGCGAGGGGCGCGCGTCTGCCAGAAATAGGTAGGCTGAAGGCCTCGGGGCCCAAGACCCCCCGGGGTACCGCCCGCACCCGCCGCTCACTCACGCTTGTACTCGGCCATGAGCCGCTTCAGCGCCGTGCCCGCCATGACCACCCGCGACCCCGCCGCCGCAGGGGGCCGAGCCGGCCGCCTCAGCGCTTCCGGGTTCAGCCGACCGCCATAGAGAGCGCGCGCGGCGGTAGCTAGCCAGGCCGCCGCGCGAGCCACCCGTCTCTATGGCAGTCCGCCggacgcggggtgggaggggcggTGGGGTGCTGGCCTGAGGCGCTGTGATGTCAGTGCCTGCGGCCAGGGGCGGGGCCGGTGGGGTTTCCCAGCGGTTTGCAAGAGCCCGGTTGCTGTGGTCTCAAGACACGAGTGGATGCTCAGCACCGGGATTTTCCAAGGGGGCCTAAGAGGTTGAGAAGGGCTGTGACAGACTGGCTCGCTAGGCAGCAGCCTGCCAGGTGCTGCGTGTGGCCCTGCAGACAGTACTACACAGAAAGgaatagagcaggggtgtcaaagatccagACTGCCCCCGGGACGGACCCGACCTCGTGCGCCTCGTGTGGCATGGGCCAGTCAGTGCTGGCCCGAGGCACGGAGCCGGTCTGATGCTGTGCGTGCAGCGGCTGGAGCTGGACCCGGTGCCACGGGCATTGCAGGAAGCACGGGGTGGGCTGGAGGGAGCACTGTGAGGTGTCCGTACACTGGCTCTAGTGcctggggccagtctgtgggcctgatgcAGCTTGCAGAGCAACCCCATGCCCttcattcagcccatggggccGGAAGAGTTCAACACCCCTGGAATACAGTAATCTATATACAAAGGATaaggaaaaggggaggaagagcattaaaaaaaaaattgtaagtgACCACATCAGTCATTTGCTTTGACCGGATTCTTTGAGCTAGGTTTTAGTCAGGGAGATGCACTTTCTTGTCAGTAACAAACTTTGAGATGACAAAAAAATATATGCCACCTCAAACCTCTCCTCCTGTTGCCCTGATGAAAGATGGCAATTCCACTCAAATCCTTCTTCTGTAAGCCCTGCCCATGTGGTGGTATCCAGCTAATGCCAGCCTCAGGTGATGGCAGTAAAGATAGCTAAGGCCTGGTCTGCTGGAAAAACTTCAAGAGCATCTAAATTCAACCCTGCTTTTCCACTTCTCTGAGCTTTACTGCAGCCCACCTTCAATGGAAGGCATAGGTAGACAGGGCCATGACTTCTGACTGCCACAGTCCCTTCAGCTGCTGGTGCCTTCCTGCGGGCCACTTTATGCTGTAGCAGCACAGCATGCGCATGGGAACCACGTGAATGTTTTCTCGGCAGTGTTGCAAGCAGACAGTATTTGGCAGCAGCAACACGTACATGCAGACGAGGCCTAAGCCAAAGGAGGCATGCATTTCCCTGCTTACATTTGGTTCCAGTTCGTTTTGGTGTATGTGCACTtaactggggaggggagagaggtggttattcatgggctggggagggcagaagTATGAAAGGAGCATACAAGTGAAGCAGCTGCAGTAAGAACGTACGTGGATGGACCACAATGAGAATGCAGGGAAGAGCCTACAGCCAAGAGAAAAGCTGGACTGATTCTCTTTCCCAAAAGCCCTCTGTACTGAGGCTCAGCATGGAGCTCATCACTTTCACAACTTGTTTGCTCCTAGTTCTGAATAACAGACATGGTGTGAGGGAGCCCAAAGCACAGGGGTCTGTGCAAGGCAAGTGTCACAAGGCAGGTGGGTAAAGTTAAGGTGTCAGACACTGGAAGGGAGTCACGCTGTTAGAGGGGACTGGGATACCACCTGAGCCTGGCAGGGGAGCCATGTCCATGGCCACAAGGTCATAGTTACAGCTGGTGGCTCTGTGCACCACAGCAGAATTCAACCCCAGATCCTGACAAACTACCAAGAAGGGGACACTTAAGAGCCAATCAAGAGAAAAGCCACAGAATCTCCAGTTACATGGAAGCAGTGTCTCAAATTACAGTACTTCCACATCTTATCCACAGGTGAGGCAGGGGAGGTATTTTACTTTTGGCAACTGTAGCAACACTAATTTTTGCACCTTTTAGGCCTGGAACATTCAGGGGTGACAACAGCAGTTTGCTGTGAGGCACTGAGGTGTGAAGGTGTATCACTTGGCAAACTTGTATCACTTTTATTTGCTCTGCAATTCTAGGTTTTGCTCCTGCAGTTTCTTCACAACTGAGACCCCCTTTTTTTACTCCTTTGCTGATGCAGTTTTGAGTACTGATAAACCGAGAGAAGTTTCACAGCCTTTTTTTAACAGTATTTCTAACAGTAGCTCACATTTCCAAAGCATCTTCCACCCAAAGGATTCCAAACTGCTTAGGCAGACACTAATTGCAATGAtaggttgcagcagcagcagtcaaaaTGGCCGAAAATACTCAGGAACAAAACAGCTCACACCATgaggcatctgtctgggatggtttggagccagcaaatcctgcatctgtgTAAGGGCAAACCTGTGATTCCATGCATGAGCAGATGTAGTATCCCATTTATTTACAGGACTGATAAAATACTCTAATCCAGTGGGGgtcaatctttttggcaggtccACCACAAACTAGGCCCACACCCTTCCTGAGTgtccccccccacttcctgcttTCTGCTCACTGCATGATTTGCTGCTTCGCTTTCTACTTCCTGGCCTGTGCTCtttgccccatctgctgctctgttttctgctccctgccctatctgccactgtgctgcttgtctcTTCCTAAGTCTGCCATGTGGCACGCACAAAAGCTGCCTGTGcctctttagagcaggggtggccaaactgtGCCATATCTGCTTTCCTTGAAATACAGCACCCAGAATTTCACTCTAGTACTTGTTTCCAGCTCAGCAACCAGCAGTTGAATTAGTCATAAAGGAGTTGAGTGCTGTAGAATCCATGCCCACCTTTGGTTACTTGCATCAATGGCTAACCAATTTTGAAAAACATGGGTTTTCTAACTTAATCTAGCTTCTGCTTTCAGTCTGACTTGCTTTGGGTGCAGACATAGCAACTGAAACGTGTTTGGAAATGTTTCACAAACGAAACATTTAAGCCTGTGCAGTTCCCAACAGGAATGTTTCAAAACACTGCAGCGGCCTATTGCTTACCTCTACTCTTGGCTCCCCCACTCCTCAAAGGAAAACAGGTAGAGGACAGAGATGAGCTGAAGAGAAGTAAGTGGGGGCTTCCTGGTCCCATCAAAGAAAGTCTCACTTAGCTGTAGGTACCCTtcagctctcccttccccccctcagcAGAGTAGGTGTAGAGGGGACTGGGGCCAGAGTCCAGCTCTGGGCAACACCTCCCTCCCCAAGTCGGGGTGAGCGTGCCTGGCTCTGGGAGAGATGGGGGTCCCAACAGAGACCCAGCACAACCCTGACCTGGAGTAGGGCTAGTGGATAGCTGGCTGGCAGAATGACTACccattctccctcccttctctatGAAACCAGAACCAAAAAATGAAATGCTCCAAAACAGTACCTTATATAAAGAGCTACTTTTGAAGCTTTTCAGCCACTTTTGGATCTGGtcatttgaaatatttcagaggtatttgaaatgttttatgtCTGTCCACGCCTTTCCTGTCCTTGCTTTTTGATTGAGAAAATTTCCCCCCCCCTCTAGTTCCTTTGTAGTGTGTGAAGCTGATGGTTAGCCAAAAACAGCCTAAGATCTCACTAAAaactttcagtgatttttttttggttactgTACACATGCAGACAGAAGCTTCAGAGATGTAATCTAGTTTGTGGATTTaagacaggagcacaggtgggtGGAACCTTAACCATAGTCAATAAGCCTGAAAAAAAGCATTGGAGATGGGGATGGAAAGGAAACCTAACTATCCCAGCAGTGAGCAGTATTTTCTCagggaagaggaaaaaacaaGCTCCCTCTTCTCATTACCATGTTTTGTATTCTCCTGCAGCTCTCAACGGTGGAAGCTGCAGGGTAAATTCCCTGCTTCGGCCATATGATGAAGGAAGCTAGGTGAGCTGGATTCTAGCCTGCCCATCCAGTGGGGAGCACTTTGGGGTGCTTAATGTGGGCAGGTTTTCCTGtaaatagtacttgtaaataattCTCTGTGTAGGAGGTCTAGATGCCCCTGTTTCACctcaggggcagatggcagtctAGGCCTGACAACAGGCCAGAGATTGCTCTTTCACCAGTTACTCGTAGCATGTTTCACTGTACTGGGTGAGTTGTTGTCCCCAGGTTAAGACTATAGTTTTGTTACAGTTTGGTTGCAAATTTGGCTGACTGGGCTTGAGGAGAATGAGAGAAGCTCCAAGAGAGCTGGGGAACAGCAGAAGGTGCCAGTGTGGACAGAAAGTCCCAAGGAAGACAAAGTAAAGTCTGAATGAGGACAGAGGGAACTGGAATGACACAATAAAGACTGGTTGTTTTGAAGcagcctgctgtgctgcttgAGACATCATCACTCTGATAACTGTCTTCTAAAGAAGAAAATaccaccccccactccttccccaggaGCTGATTGAAAAGGAGCTCCCATGAGGGTGCTACAGATCACTGGGGAAGCCAGGGACTAAAAAGAGCCACAGCCAGaggctgcccctcctgcagccatgctggggctggctgcagggcatCTTCTGAAGAAAGGGAAACCAAATAAGGGTGCTTCTTAGGGAAGTCTAGAGGGAGagctttccccttcctctccaaaAGGGGCAGGGTgagcctttccttccttttctgtgACAAGCCAACTAAGAGGCCAACCAGTTCAGAGTgaaggaggagaaaagagaaaccactgcagggcaggcccATTTTAAGCATATTAAAGACTATTTTTTCTTCTAAAGAGCCAAATGCCCACCACCCTTAGCACTATAAGCTCTTTTTCTGAAGATATATGGCACAATGAAGTGAGGCATATGAAGCACTGAGCAGAAAACACAAAAGCAGATACTGTGCTGAGGAACATTTCTACCAGAATATACCATGCAAATTTCTTTcgggtgctaggtgctgtacctGGCTGATTCTAACAAAACGTGCAGGTCATTGTTCTCTAAGGACTTCAAACAGAAAGACAATGCTTTCCATAAATGTGTTTTGGTATTTGTTGTTGTGGTTTATGCCAAACCGGGGTACAAACAAAATGTATTTATCCAACCCACAAACAAAAGCATTCTACAAAAGCAGGTAGTTCCAtaagaggtttgtttttttttagttacaCTGGGCTGACCTTTCAAACTAGAACACACACCTTCAGATTATGCAGCTTTTTTTATCCAAGTAATCGTCTTTAATACACgcaatttattttatatttctcaCCAGTTAACAGTAACAGAGGTTAAATTACCAAGCAAGGGAGCACTACGTTGCAGTAATCCTAGGTGTTTGTGAGCACAGAAATACTGTGAAGCGTGCGTTCACTGTTCCTATTTAAGTGTAAATAAGTCAGAAGCGTCCCAGCTGAGAATTTTATACAAGACATGCCAACAAATAAAGCACTGGCACTTCAGTGACCTAACATGCGGTAAAGTCATCTGAAATGCAGCAGCATAAAAACAGAAGCCAAGAGACAGAGTACCAAACTATATTTACTGTATACAGTAGTAAAGGACAACAAATAATGTACAAATTGGTGAAAAAACAATGAGATCTAACAAGATATCCCACCCTAGTCCATatacaataaaatgaaaaagaaaataagaacttTTTCAGCAAGATTTCAAGCAAGCAGGAGATGATCTAGCATTGTCAAATTGGTCATGTAAATATAAAAGGCAGATAATGACCTCCTCAAGCAGCAATGGAcaacctattttagggcaataggatgaccttttaaaaatgttcatttgGAATAGATCCCAAAATTTCATATAGAACTGAAAGTCACCacacaaatgcatttaaaattcaatacattttggaaagcagcagagcagaaTTTTCTCAGAAGAACCTTAAATTACTTGTCCATGGTTTTCATGTTTACCAAGCTTTCAATAGCACTTCTGCACATACAGCTTGGCCACAAACTTATACATAACAAGGAAAAACATTAGATTTTTTAATAAGACCAATTTTAACTACCAGAAACAAGCAATAAAAGAATCCTGAGGCCATATAGTTACAAGTACCAAGATAAAATAAAGATACAGTTGTTATGCTCGTATTAAACAGATGAGGGAACAAGTTGCTTAACTTTTTGTCCATCCCATAGTAAATTGATATTTAACTGTCGAGATGTATTTTCCTTATGGAACAGAATATACTACTGCTCAGCCATCAGCACTAGGTCTGGTAACAGCTCAGTTGCTGACATTAATTCTagccaattttcagttttaattttcaaAGTTTACATTTCAGTCTATGTTATCACATTATGACAAAGCACATGTACATttacaatattttaaattttcaCTCTATGCGAAGCATTATATCTGCATGTACAGGCCTTGTATCATAGGCTTAACAGCTTTAAAGTATTTGTGTTTACAACACACACTAGATGCTTTTAATCAacttttcctttcctcctcttaGCCATATCTTACGAGGAAACTATCAAGCTCACTACCGAAGTGAGAATATACTGAATTATTTACATGATTAGACTTAAGCAGTAGGGCAAGAATATAACACAAACCAGGAATGAACAATCCGTGCCCTGGAAACCTTAGGCCACAGGTTTGTAGAAACAAGAAAACAGCAGACAAACAACGCTTACTTTAATTAAACTGAAAAGTTAAATCAGATTGGCCCAATTTAAGATGTAGATTAATCCCTGCAGATACAGTTTTGAGTTGCACACGCCGTATGTCAGAGACAAGAAAACAATTTTGGAAAATGTCCTCTAAAATTTTAGAAGAATCCTGTGTGATTGGCATGTTCATTTATTTACTATTTAATAGCAAATCCAAGGACAGATGACAAAAGTGAGGTGCGATGAGGGTCTTTTAACTTCTCTTCCCACAAGGACAGCATATTTAACACACTCCACCTGTCTGTTGTTGAAATACATCGATGGTATCTTCATCTTCCATCTCCAGCTGTTAAATAAATACACAAATCCACAACTACATACGTTTAAAAGGTATTAACTTTACACTCATTCTTAAACAGCATTATTAAGCAGCAGTGCTAAAATCAGAATGCAATTCCTTTCACCACTTAGGGTTGATACCCCTTCCTTTCTCAGCAAGCCACCCCAGGATGCCAGCTATAGTCAAGGTCTTTTTCAAGTtagattttctttgttttatgaGTTAAGTTTTCATGTCTAATTTCTACCTGGCTTTAGAAGGCCAGACCAATCACTGGAGGGGCTCCTTAGTCCAACTGACACAAACTAGAACATCTATGTTCTATTTCCTGAATTACCCATTATAATCTTGCCAATACTAGAAGGCacctataggccagtcagtctcacctccaccctaggcaaagtcttcgaaaaaattatcaaggctcacatttgcgagagcccggcaggacaaattatgctgaggggaaaccagcacgggttcgtagcaggtagatcatgcctgactaatctagtctctttttatgaccaggttacaaaacacctggatgcaggagtaggggttgatgtcgtatacttagacttcaggaaggccttcgatacggtatcccacaccatactggtgaacaagttaagaggctgtgacttggatgactacacagtccggtgggtggcaaattggctagagggtcgcacccagagtcgtagtggatgggtcggtttcgacctggaagagtgtaggcagtggggtcccgcagggctcagtccttggaccgatactcttcaatatcttcatctgcaacttggacaagggagtgaagtgtactctgtccaagtttgcggatgacacaaaactgtggggagaagtggacacgccggagggcagggaacaactacaagcagacctggacaggttggacatacgggcggaaaacagcagaatgcaattcaacaaggagaaatgcaaagtgctgcacctagggaggaaaaatgtccagcatacctaccgcctagggaatgacctgcttggtggaacggaagcggaaaaggatcttggagttcctgccgactccaagatgaacatgagtcggcagtgtgacaaagccatcagaaaagctaacagcactttatcgtgcatcagatgcatgatgaacagaaccaaggaggtgatatttcccctctatcgggcgctggtcagaccacagttggaatactgtgtgcagttttgggtgctgcacttcaagagggatgtggataacctggagagggtccagagaagggccactcgtatggttaagggcctgcagaccaagccctatgaggagagactggggcacctggacctcttcagcctccgcaagagaaggttgagaggcgaccttgtagctgcctataagttcatcacgggggcatagaagggaactggtgagctTTTATTCAcccgcccccgggggttacaagaaataatggccacaagctagcagatttagactagacattaggaagaacttcttcacagttagagtggccaaggtctggaacgggctcccaagggagatggtgctctcccctaccctgggggtcttcaagagaaggttagataagcatctagctggcgtcatctgaacccagcactctttcctgcctatgcagggggtcggactcggtgatctattgaggtcccttccgaccctagcatctatgaatctatgaatcctccttCCAAACCAACCACCAGCAAGTTCTCACCATTGTAAATAAAGCATCAATGGCCACCAACATTTCAGCTGTGGTTTTGTCTCACCCTACTTTAAGCAGGTTTCAAAATACAATTCTTAAAAACTCTGACAACTATTTGTGTATTACACTGCTATAAATCACACGCAAACTGATGCAGCTCTGCAAGTGGTAGCAGTCATGAAAAGTTAAGGGGAAAAAGAAAGCCCTTCCACAGACACAGCATCTAAGATTTTCATAAACTATACAACAGGtagtgtggttttttttaattaaatatgtcCCTTAAAAGTTTGCTTTAGGCACATCATCCAAAAATGTTAAGAGTTTTGCTACAGTTATTACTAAGTGTTCTTCCATACCTGTGCAGGTGTGTCCGTTTCATTTATCGGTTGTCCatcaaatctgaatctaatctgTCTCATTGACAAGCCCTGAAAGTTGAAAGTTACTAACATGAGATGCAGATATCTTACTGTTGAACCTAATACAGTATGGTTACTGAAGCTTTAAAGTGACAAAACAAGTCTTACTCTATGATCCCATAGTCAAAACTGTTTAGTTTGAGGACTCAGAACACAGCCCTCCTTTTGGATGAGCCCTGTTAGATCAAAATCTGATTTCTATTCCATGAGAACAAGTGCATCAAAATCTAGCCTGTGTACATTCTACCAAGGAAAGAGAAAGCAACATTTAACACCAAGAAAGCGGAGGAGAAAGCAAGGAGAAAAACCAAAAAGGAGGGAACACTTCCCCAGTTCCCAAAATAGAACAATAAGAAGTATTAAGGAGcgagaaggaaaaagagagattAATATTTTAACATGTCTTTACATAACAACAGCAGAAAAACATACCTTTTCATTTTTTGCTTACTCAAAAGAATGGGACCACTGACCCAAAACTGAAGCAGCTACATTTTGACTAATGAAATATAAAGTCTTGGCCAGCACAAGACAAGAAACCATATTCCAAGTTTTGCCAGGTAGCCTCACCCATTCCAGTTCCCTAGTTCAATAAAACCAGGGAAATATGAAGCAAAGCTGATTTTAGGCTTTGGACAGATCACACTTTCCACAAAAATTTAAGAAGAAAGTTAAGGCTGCAAAGTGAAACACTCAAAAGTTAGAAAAAGCCAATATTGAAGTGGCCCATGCAATCTAAATTTGGCCCCCTTTCTTAATAGTAAATGGTTTAAAACCTAAATGATTTGCTACAGACATAAAATAACTCACTTTAGAGTGAGGATTAAAACTCAGGGGTTTCTGACTCTTGGCTTCAATATCAAAAGATATTACAGAAAACAAGACACATagaaatcataggaaagtaaagctggaagggatctcatgaggtcatctagtcccgccccctgctcaaggcaggatcatccctgactaaaccattctagCCAAGTATCTGTCCGCCCAGCTTCTGACTGTTTCCAAGAGggaagattccacagcttctctagacagcctgtttcaatgcctgatcaccctcatagtcagaaagttcttcctaatctccaacctaaatttcccgtGCTGCAGCTTAAATCTGTTGTTCCTAGTCCCGTCCCCTACAAAAGAAAGCCCATCTCTATTCTCTCtaaaatcacccttcaggtatttgaaaactaattcaaatcccacctcagacTTCTCTGAACCAattaaccctagttctttcagtgcAGATGTGGGGAAAGTATTTTTGTTTAGTTAAAGCCATAAATAAAACCAATCTTTTCAAGCCTGAAAACCTAAAGATAAGCTCCTAAACCTGTTTTCTATAGTGTTCCCATATAATGGGCTTACTCCTTGACAGCTCTGCATGGGAGTGCTTTGTGCATGGGAGTGTCCCAGGCTGGGGAGGTGctgattccccccaccccccaggatgAGGTGGTTGAAGCCCCTCCAGAGGCGCTGGGTgtcagctgcagcccaggctggggctgtgcccggGCTGTGTCAATTCCCATATAATGGGCTTATTCCTTCATTTAGCATGTCAGAAAAAGTATTTAGCATGTCAGAAAAAGTTGCAATGTTTCCATAGTTTGAGTCTCCCCACAAGATAAGATGCAGACGCAGACTCTTAGTCAGCATTAATTCAACAGTAGTACTGAACTACAATATACAAGAACTATATTTAATGCATGTACCTGTCTCTCACAATAAGCCTTCATTAGTTTGCTTAGCGGTGTGTGCCTTTTTATTTTGAACTGGACCACTGATCCATCCTGACCAGCTACTTTCAGATTGATGTGGTCATTCTCTGTTTTTACTCCTTCCTGCAAAACAAAAAGTGAAAATGGGTATCAGTATTTATACATAAAAGTTTCCTACAGAATCCAGCAGACTAATAATCCTTTAGCC
Coding sequences:
- the LOC102570114 gene encoding small ubiquitin-related modifier 3 isoform X1, producing the protein MAEEKPKEGVKTENDHINLKVAGQDGSVVQFKIKRHTPLSKLMKAYCERQGLSMRQIRFRFDGQPINETDTPAQLEMEDEDTIDVFQQQTGGVC
- the LOC102570114 gene encoding small ubiquitin-related modifier 3 isoform X2; this encodes MAEEKPKEGVKTENDHINLKVAGQDGSVVQFKIKRHTPLSKLMKAYCERQLEMEDEDTIDVFQQQTGGVC